One segment of Metallosphaera cuprina Ar-4 DNA contains the following:
- a CDS encoding DUF4898 domain-containing protein, with amino-acid sequence MSTQVVKANFENVEPELEELIVSSYGISSVPKKLPLKAVSDIGKLLKLLLPKSVTKVVIVISREHIGSDQSISSSVKSAYQDVVVTVMFSHKLDKDTLLVYYK; translated from the coding sequence ATGTCGACACAGGTGGTAAAGGCGAATTTTGAGAACGTTGAGCCGGAGTTGGAAGAGCTAATAGTATCTAGCTACGGCATTAGTTCTGTACCAAAGAAGCTCCCCCTCAAGGCTGTGTCTGACATAGGAAAGTTGTTGAAACTTTTACTGCCTAAATCGGTAACTAAGGTTGTAATCGTGATTTCTAGAGAACATATAGGCTCAGACCAATCCATTTCTTCCTCAGTCAAGAGTGCATATCAAGACGTAGTCGTTACAGTTATGTTTAGCCATAAGTTAGATAAGGACACGTTACTAGTTTATTACAAGTGA
- a CDS encoding M28 family peptidase, whose translation MKLARSLLDLGEAIHGGPVESRILSTIEDLFPDHVSYEVSTKYWEVRQEEIIMNGERIRSVALPYTSGCLHGKIGREIGTFEMPFHPFDLKKIHLDQYEAVVIHGDKLRRVSLPQGSPPTFFTTERLEGDVDLCSDTRLVETKSRNVEVTVREGDSYVVIGAHVDHWLTGFHDNLLSVQLLVDLYAELQKVRTKHGIKLVFFSSEEGPRCCTGSTQYHIKDLFAIISLDAIYPFRVVFSATPDLWFLSKNFNLKRVEMPTPFSDHFSFVQRGIPGMVLYNDDMIPVYHSDEDLPVPGDEEYLGQLKSSLTRTLIELDSRSKDSLDAEFMSIAKQSGYLGDSRENAIVPDIENLTSKFRKTKDKG comes from the coding sequence ATGAAGTTAGCTAGATCGCTTCTTGATCTAGGTGAGGCCATTCACGGTGGGCCCGTGGAATCTAGGATCCTTTCCACGATTGAGGATTTGTTTCCAGACCACGTTTCCTATGAAGTGAGTACAAAATATTGGGAAGTTAGACAAGAGGAGATCATTATGAACGGGGAGAGGATAAGGTCAGTAGCCCTACCCTACACTTCTGGCTGTCTTCACGGAAAGATAGGGAGGGAGATTGGAACGTTTGAAATGCCATTTCACCCGTTCGATTTGAAGAAAATCCACTTGGACCAATACGAAGCTGTAGTGATACACGGCGACAAGTTGAGGAGAGTCTCCCTCCCCCAAGGTTCTCCACCTACGTTCTTCACAACGGAGAGGTTAGAAGGAGATGTGGATCTGTGCTCTGATACAAGGTTGGTTGAGACCAAATCAAGGAACGTTGAAGTTACGGTAAGAGAGGGAGATTCATACGTCGTAATTGGCGCCCATGTAGATCACTGGTTGACAGGTTTTCATGACAATTTGCTCTCTGTTCAACTTCTAGTGGACCTTTACGCTGAGTTACAGAAGGTAAGAACAAAACACGGCATTAAGCTTGTCTTCTTCTCATCAGAAGAAGGGCCTAGATGTTGCACAGGGTCCACACAATATCACATAAAGGACCTCTTCGCGATTATCTCTCTCGATGCGATATATCCTTTCAGGGTAGTGTTTTCCGCAACTCCAGACTTATGGTTCCTTTCCAAGAACTTCAATTTGAAGAGAGTTGAAATGCCTACACCTTTCTCTGATCACTTCTCATTCGTTCAGAGAGGAATTCCAGGTATGGTACTTTACAACGATGATATGATCCCAGTTTATCATTCAGATGAGGACCTCCCCGTTCCGGGAGATGAGGAGTATTTGGGCCAGCTCAAGAGCAGCTTAACGAGGACCTTAATCGAATTGGACTCAAGATCTAAAGACAGTCTTGATGCAGAGTTTATGAGTATAGCGAAACAGAGCGGTTACTTAGGCGATTCAAGGGAGAACGCGATAGTACCGGACATAGAAAACCTAACTAGTAAGTTCAGGAAAACCAAAGATAAAGGGTGA
- a CDS encoding MarR family transcriptional regulator: MNKTINRIRFPDGREVDVQEVISFLYGLSRSDVEVLHTIMCKGGKISTEDLAETLNVTKASISKSINNLLYKGLINREKVADDEKRKGRPAYVYWVNKEELYERVVADVEKLYQTMKNDFKTHVQLAVIPA, translated from the coding sequence ATGAACAAGACAATAAATAGGATCAGATTTCCAGACGGAAGGGAAGTAGACGTTCAAGAAGTAATATCTTTCCTATATGGGCTGTCTAGGAGCGATGTAGAGGTTTTACATACTATAATGTGCAAGGGAGGTAAGATCTCCACAGAGGACTTGGCGGAAACCTTAAACGTCACGAAGGCGTCGATAAGTAAATCAATTAACAACTTATTGTATAAGGGTCTGATAAATAGGGAGAAGGTAGCTGATGACGAGAAGAGGAAGGGAAGACCAGCCTACGTTTATTGGGTAAATAAGGAAGAACTGTATGAAAGAGTCGTAGCGGATGTAGAGAAGTTATATCAGACAATGAAAAACGACTTCAAAACCCACGTTCAATTGGCTGTAATCCCTGCATAA
- the tsaA gene encoding tRNA (N6-threonylcarbamoyladenosine(37)-N6)-methyltransferase TrmO → MINYKPIGYVEVNGQPSRKTESTIVVFDEYSEGLLGLEQFSHAIVIYHLHLAKFESLVKDKGERVGVFATRSPNRPNPIGISVVELIEIQGNRLKVTGINALDGTPVLDIKPYDKWDSIPNPRVPKWHNVQ, encoded by the coding sequence TTGATAAACTACAAACCCATAGGTTACGTAGAAGTTAATGGCCAACCTTCCAGGAAGACAGAATCCACTATAGTAGTGTTTGACGAATACTCCGAAGGCCTACTAGGTTTGGAGCAGTTCTCTCACGCTATAGTTATTTATCATCTGCATTTAGCTAAGTTCGAATCCCTCGTGAAGGATAAAGGGGAAAGGGTTGGAGTCTTTGCTACTCGAAGCCCAAACAGACCGAATCCAATAGGGATATCAGTTGTTGAGCTAATCGAAATTCAAGGAAATAGATTAAAGGTAACTGGAATTAACGCGTTAGATGGGACTCCTGTGTTAGATATAAAACCATATGATAAGTGGGACTCAATACCTAACCCTAGAGTTCCGAAGTGGCATAACGTTCAATAG
- a CDS encoding transcriptional regulator, translating to MKWLTPCEEAFNTVVPYIRVAIMRKLVERGVPVKRASKIVGLSATSYEKRIKEEKLNLLFTDREIMDMIEGLVTRIISGDSVEETSLCILCSKSRKTFGLPGCFI from the coding sequence ATGAAATGGTTAACGCCATGCGAAGAGGCCTTCAACACTGTGGTGCCCTACATCAGAGTTGCTATAATGCGAAAACTGGTTGAAAGAGGAGTTCCTGTAAAGAGGGCATCAAAGATAGTTGGCCTTTCTGCAACGTCCTACGAGAAAAGAATTAAAGAGGAGAAGTTAAATCTACTGTTCACCGATAGAGAGATCATGGATATGATCGAAGGCCTCGTTACCAGAATAATTTCTGGAGACAGTGTTGAAGAAACCTCCCTCTGTATCTTATGCTCTAAGTCCAGGAAAACTTTCGGTTTACCTGGTTGTTTCATATGA
- a CDS encoding XdhC family protein has protein sequence MDVLIFSSSREAEMEEPVFCDRNTVNVDSSKCKGKSLGIAPIVARLLKMLGYKVIVVDPFAEDGDYEADQIIRGNSFQVPDELVKDKYVLVATKHVYDTWALMKAILSGAREVSAVMSLKRARVILKRLIEAGITKDKLLNLRIPAGLDLNAEEENEIALSIVAEIVAVSRGGTGIPLRDKKGLVKVVEEL, from the coding sequence TTGGACGTTCTCATTTTCTCATCAAGCAGAGAGGCTGAGATGGAGGAGCCAGTGTTCTGTGATAGAAACACCGTGAACGTAGACTCGAGCAAGTGCAAGGGTAAGTCGTTAGGCATAGCTCCAATAGTAGCTAGGCTTCTAAAGATGCTTGGTTATAAGGTCATAGTGGTAGACCCGTTTGCTGAGGATGGAGATTATGAGGCTGATCAGATAATTAGGGGGAACTCCTTTCAAGTACCAGATGAGTTAGTGAAAGACAAATACGTACTCGTGGCCACGAAACACGTTTATGACACTTGGGCTTTAATGAAGGCGATCCTGAGTGGAGCCAGGGAAGTCTCGGCTGTTATGAGCCTGAAGAGGGCCAGAGTTATCCTAAAGAGACTTATTGAGGCCGGGATAACTAAAGATAAACTCCTCAATCTGAGGATACCGGCGGGTTTAGATCTTAACGCTGAGGAGGAGAACGAGATAGCTCTTAGCATTGTAGCGGAGATAGTGGCGGTATCAAGGGGAGGTACGGGGATACCCTTAAGAGACAAGAAAGGGTTAGTTAAAGTAGTAGAAGAGCTTTGA
- a CDS encoding BadF/BadG/BcrA/BcrD ATPase family protein: MIVVGIDGGGTKTKGTAVECTNGKGKIISTYETEGSNFHNVGLKRARERILKTIRAITRGNFPDLVVLGLAGLDSRYDYKVLYEGLNDLGMKVIIDNDSYFLLYSQTRGGKGVLTISGTGSVVLGVDGERRIKAEGVGWFLSDTGSAYWAGRKALRHLTRVLQGLEKPSPMSNMIMKYLRVKDVDDLVYWIYHKGHRVEKIASIAKIIDKAIKDGDEVARSIMLTGSQELATSAVRVAKMVGVDRVFVVGGMFNSKLYMENFNEVLLETDMRAIKINHDPSYGALMYALDKINCEVTL; the protein is encoded by the coding sequence ATGATAGTTGTAGGGATAGACGGTGGAGGCACGAAAACAAAGGGTACCGCTGTAGAATGTACTAACGGGAAAGGTAAAATAATCTCAACTTATGAAACCGAAGGGTCCAATTTTCACAACGTTGGATTGAAGAGAGCAAGAGAGAGGATCCTTAAGACCATTCGCGCTATCACGAGAGGCAACTTTCCGGATCTAGTCGTTTTAGGGCTGGCCGGCTTAGATTCCAGGTATGATTACAAGGTACTCTATGAAGGACTTAACGATCTAGGGATGAAAGTGATAATAGACAACGATTCGTACTTCCTTCTCTATAGCCAAACAAGAGGTGGGAAAGGAGTGTTAACTATTTCAGGAACCGGGAGCGTTGTCTTGGGCGTTGATGGTGAGAGAAGGATAAAAGCCGAAGGGGTGGGTTGGTTTCTCTCAGATACTGGTTCGGCTTACTGGGCTGGGAGGAAAGCTTTAAGACACTTAACTAGGGTGCTACAAGGTCTTGAAAAACCATCCCCTATGTCTAACATGATCATGAAGTACTTGAGGGTGAAAGACGTAGACGACTTAGTTTATTGGATTTACCACAAAGGGCATAGGGTTGAGAAGATAGCCTCCATCGCCAAGATCATAGATAAAGCCATTAAGGACGGGGACGAGGTTGCGAGATCAATCATGCTAACAGGGTCACAGGAGCTAGCGACGTCCGCTGTGAGGGTAGCTAAGATGGTTGGAGTGGACCGAGTGTTCGTCGTTGGAGGAATGTTCAACTCTAAGCTTTATATGGAGAATTTCAATGAAGTGCTCCTCGAAACGGATATGAGAGCGATCAAAATTAATCACGATCCGTCCTATGGAGCCCTCATGTACGCTCTGGATAAAATAAACTGTGAGGTGACACTATAA
- a CDS encoding metallopeptidase TldD-related protein — translation MKYVLIKESVIKERDASNWITYERTEKVEIERFMTSTGWSSIGEDRKPEDLCQSFTHPSFEYWNKRGEILKKIGDGEKIEIRKVIRQMSWENYACVEQKVVNFITLNDRRFGFTGNPSDIPSVIEFLKQDAGFKQVPLFLDHGTVILDPEATGRLISTLASMLKANNKLLTNEERGLPDITVYDDPLIPYSHVFYTFDDEGVKTRRKELIGNGQVQDYLGTLYLGHHGNGRGFYPKPDFFNVVLKPGDWKVQELMEETKNGFLVLGSTGAEIVKKGIRLKPRKVISLGGGEIMVRELAIPLAELSTLDAITSDSRSVYLDEDHGAVAPFVRIKARFLY, via the coding sequence ATGAAATACGTGTTGATTAAGGAATCAGTTATAAAGGAGAGGGACGCCTCAAACTGGATAACCTACGAAAGGACTGAGAAAGTTGAAATTGAGCGATTCATGACTAGTACAGGCTGGTCCTCTATAGGTGAGGATAGGAAGCCTGAGGATCTGTGTCAATCCTTCACGCATCCATCTTTCGAGTATTGGAATAAGAGAGGCGAAATCTTGAAAAAGATTGGTGATGGGGAAAAAATTGAAATAAGAAAGGTAATAAGACAAATGTCTTGGGAAAACTACGCATGTGTAGAGCAAAAGGTCGTGAACTTCATTACCTTAAATGACAGGCGCTTTGGATTCACTGGAAATCCAAGCGACATTCCTAGCGTCATAGAGTTCCTAAAGCAGGATGCAGGGTTTAAACAAGTTCCACTCTTCTTGGATCACGGGACAGTCATATTAGATCCAGAGGCAACTGGTCGCCTAATATCCACCCTTGCTAGTATGTTGAAAGCTAACAATAAGCTACTAACTAATGAGGAGAGAGGCCTACCTGACATAACTGTCTACGACGATCCTTTAATCCCCTACTCTCACGTGTTTTACACCTTTGATGATGAAGGTGTGAAAACCAGGAGAAAGGAACTCATCGGAAACGGTCAAGTTCAAGATTATTTAGGAACACTCTATCTAGGACACCACGGGAACGGAAGAGGCTTTTATCCTAAGCCAGATTTCTTTAACGTGGTGTTAAAGCCAGGAGACTGGAAAGTTCAGGAACTTATGGAGGAAACTAAGAACGGTTTCCTGGTTTTAGGTTCAACAGGTGCGGAGATAGTGAAGAAGGGAATTAGGCTAAAACCTAGGAAGGTAATTAGTTTAGGAGGAGGAGAGATTATGGTCAGAGAGTTGGCCATACCCTTGGCTGAGCTTAGCACACTTGATGCCATAACTTCAGATTCTAGATCGGTTTACCTAGACGAAGATCACGGAGCGGTCGCCCCATTTGTAAGGATTAAGGCGAGGTTCCTCTATTGA